A window of the Dasypus novemcinctus isolate mDasNov1 chromosome 15, mDasNov1.1.hap2, whole genome shotgun sequence genome harbors these coding sequences:
- the CLDN10 gene encoding claudin-10 isoform X1, with the protein MASTASEIIAFMVSISGWVLVSSTLPTDYWKVSTIDGTVITTATYWANLWKTCVTDSTGVSNCKDFPSMLALDGYIQACRGLMIAAVSLGFFGSIFALFGMKCTKVGGSDKAKAKIACLAGIVFILSGLCSMTGCSLYANKITTEFFDPLFVEQKYELGAALFIGWAGASLCIIGGVIFCFSISDNNKTPRMGYAYNGATSVMSSRTKYHGREGDFKTTNPSKQFDKNAYV; encoded by the exons ATGGCGAGCACCGCCTCGGAGATCATCGCTTTCATGGTCTCCATCTCGGGCTGGGTGCTGGTGTCCTCCACGCTGCCCACAGACTACTGGAAAGTGTCCACCATCGACGGCACGGTCATCACCACCGCCACCTATTGGGCCAACCTGTGGAAGACGTGCGTTACCGACTCCACGGGAGTCTCCAACTGCAAGGACTTCCCTTCCATGCTGGCGCTGGACG GTTATATCCAGGCATGTAGAGGACTTATGATTGCTGCTGTCAGCCTGGGCTTTTTTGGTTCCATATTTGCACTGTTTGGAATGAAGTGTACCAAAGTCGGAGGCTCAGATAAAGCCAAAGCTAAAATTGCTTGTTTGGCTGGAATTGTATTCATACTGTCAG GGCTGTGCTCAATGACTGGCTGCTCCCTGTATGCAAACAAAATCACAACGGAATTCTTTGATCCTCTCTTTGTTGAGCAAAA GTATGAATTAGGAGCTGCTCTGTTCATTGGCTGGGCTGGAGCATCACTCTGCATAATTGGTGGTGTCATATTTTGCTTCTCAATAtctgacaacaacaaaacaccCAG GATGGGATATGCATACAATGGGGCCACATCTGTCATGTCTTCTCGGACAAAGTATCATGGCAGAGAAGGAGATTTTAAAACCACAAACCCTTCAAAACAGTTTGATAAAAATGCTTATGTCTAA